A genomic stretch from Streptomyces sp. QL37 includes:
- a CDS encoding [protein-PII] uridylyltransferase, translating to MTSTEVTTESEDSGPSGYAAARLRLLQERTRSGPPRRAALARLTDDWLTGLFAAAAERAGVRGAALVAVGGYGRGELSPRSDLDLLLLHDGTADAGAVAALADGIWYPVWDLGLALDHSVRTPGEARRTAGEDLKVQLGLLDARPVAGDLGLVAGLRTAILADWRNQAPKRLPALDELCRERAERMGELQFLLEPDLKEARGGLRDATALRAVAASWVADAPREGLAEARRTLLDARDALHLTTGRATDRLALQEQDQVAGALGLLDADALLRQVYEAARTVSYATDVTWREVNRVLRARSVRPRLRTILGGAKAVPERTPLAEGVVEADGEVVLARTARPERDPVLTLRAAAAAAEAGLPLSRHLVRHLGTAAQPLPVPWPAQAREELVTLLGAGESTVGVWEALEAEGIITRLLPDWERVHCRPQRNPVHTWTVDRHLVETAVRASHLTRRVGRPDLLLVAALLHDIGKGWPGDHSVAGEVIARDMAARIGFDQQDVGVVATLVRHHLLLVETATRRDLDDPATVRSVATAVGSASTLELLHALTEADALATGPAAWSSWRASLVADLVRRVAALLAGEEPPAPEPLAPSAEQERLAVEALRTREPVLSLHTRPEPAAEDGGPEPVGVELLIALPDRPGVLPAAAGVLALHRLTVRAADLRAVELPTEMGESAGLLVLSWRVAAEYGSLPQAARLRADLVRALDGSLDIRARLAEREAAYPRRRGVKAPPPRVTVAAAGSRLATVIEVRAQDAPGLLHRIGRALEQSEVRVRSAHVSTLGANAVDAFYVTDKAGESLSPETAAALAKDVEAALRA from the coding sequence GTGACGAGCACCGAAGTGACCACCGAATCCGAGGACTCGGGACCCAGCGGCTACGCGGCGGCCCGGCTGCGTCTTCTCCAGGAGAGGACGCGGTCCGGGCCGCCGCGCCGTGCCGCGCTGGCGCGGCTCACCGACGACTGGCTCACCGGGCTGTTCGCCGCCGCCGCCGAACGGGCGGGCGTCCGGGGTGCCGCCCTCGTCGCCGTCGGCGGATACGGGCGCGGTGAGCTCTCCCCGCGCAGCGACCTCGACCTCCTGCTCCTGCACGACGGCACCGCCGACGCCGGAGCGGTCGCCGCGCTCGCCGACGGGATCTGGTACCCCGTCTGGGACCTCGGCCTCGCCCTCGACCACTCCGTACGCACCCCCGGCGAAGCACGCAGGACCGCGGGGGAGGACCTCAAGGTCCAGCTCGGACTCCTCGACGCGCGCCCCGTCGCCGGAGACCTCGGCCTCGTCGCCGGACTGCGGACCGCGATCCTCGCCGACTGGCGCAACCAGGCACCCAAGCGCCTCCCCGCCCTCGACGAGCTCTGCCGCGAGCGGGCCGAACGCATGGGCGAGCTCCAGTTCCTCCTGGAACCCGACCTCAAGGAGGCCCGCGGCGGTCTCCGGGACGCCACCGCCCTGCGTGCCGTGGCCGCATCCTGGGTCGCGGACGCGCCCCGCGAAGGGCTCGCGGAGGCCCGGCGCACGCTCCTCGACGCGCGCGACGCGCTCCACCTCACCACCGGCCGGGCCACCGACCGACTCGCCCTTCAGGAGCAGGACCAGGTCGCCGGGGCCCTCGGCCTCCTCGACGCGGACGCACTGCTGCGCCAGGTGTACGAGGCCGCCAGGACCGTCTCGTACGCCACCGACGTCACCTGGCGCGAGGTCAACCGCGTCCTGCGCGCCCGCTCCGTCCGGCCACGGCTGCGGACCATCCTGGGCGGCGCCAAGGCCGTACCGGAACGCACCCCGCTCGCCGAGGGCGTCGTCGAGGCCGACGGCGAAGTGGTCCTCGCGCGCACCGCCCGCCCCGAACGCGACCCCGTGCTCACCCTCAGGGCGGCCGCCGCCGCGGCCGAGGCCGGACTGCCGCTCTCCCGTCACCTCGTACGCCACCTCGGCACCGCGGCGCAGCCGCTGCCCGTCCCGTGGCCGGCCCAGGCCCGCGAGGAGCTCGTCACCCTGCTCGGCGCCGGCGAGTCCACCGTCGGCGTGTGGGAGGCCCTGGAGGCGGAAGGCATCATCACCCGCCTGCTGCCCGACTGGGAGAGGGTGCACTGCCGCCCGCAGCGCAACCCCGTCCACACCTGGACCGTCGACCGGCACCTCGTCGAGACAGCCGTCCGCGCCTCCCACCTCACCCGTCGCGTCGGCCGCCCCGACCTCCTCCTGGTCGCCGCCCTGCTCCACGACATCGGCAAGGGCTGGCCCGGGGACCACTCCGTCGCGGGCGAGGTCATCGCCCGCGACATGGCCGCCCGCATCGGCTTCGACCAGCAGGACGTGGGCGTCGTCGCCACGCTCGTACGTCACCATCTCCTGCTCGTCGAGACCGCCACCCGGCGCGACCTCGACGACCCCGCGACGGTCCGCTCCGTCGCCACGGCCGTGGGCAGCGCCTCCACCCTGGAACTCCTGCACGCGCTGACCGAGGCCGACGCCCTGGCCACCGGTCCCGCCGCCTGGAGCTCCTGGCGGGCGTCCCTCGTCGCCGACCTGGTCCGACGCGTCGCCGCGCTCCTGGCCGGTGAGGAACCCCCGGCTCCGGAGCCCCTCGCGCCCAGCGCCGAGCAGGAACGCCTGGCCGTCGAGGCCCTGCGCACCCGCGAGCCCGTCCTGTCCCTGCACACCCGGCCCGAACCGGCCGCCGAGGACGGTGGACCCGAACCCGTCGGCGTCGAGCTCCTGATCGCCCTGCCGGACCGCCCCGGCGTCCTGCCCGCCGCGGCCGGAGTGCTCGCCCTCCACCGCCTCACCGTGCGCGCCGCCGACCTGCGCGCCGTCGAACTGCCCACGGAGATGGGCGAGTCGGCCGGCCTCCTGGTGCTCAGCTGGCGGGTCGCGGCGGAGTACGGCTCGCTCCCGCAGGCCGCCCGGCTGCGGGCCGATCTCGTACGCGCCCTGGACGGCTCCCTGGACATCCGGGCCAGGCTCGCCGAACGCGAGGCGGCCTATCCACGGCGGCGCGGGGTGAAGGCTCCGCCCCCCAGAGTGACCGTCGCGGCGGCCGGCTCACGCCTGGCCACCGTGATCGAGGTCCGCGCCCAGGACGCCCCCGGGCTGCTGCACCGGATCGGCCGGGCGCTCGAACAGAGCGAGGTACGGGTGCGCAGCGCCCATGTCTCGACGCTGGGGGCCAACGCGGTGGATGCCTTCTACGTGACGGACAAGGCGGGCGAGTCGCTGTCACCCGAGACAGCCGCGGCACTGGCCAAGGACGTGGAGGCGGCCCTGCGGGCGTGA
- the ffh gene encoding signal recognition particle protein encodes MFDTLSDRLAATFKNLRGKGRLSEADIDATAREIRIALLEADVALPVVRSFIAKVKERARGAEVSQALNPAQQMIKIVNEELVSILGGETRRLRFAKNPPTVIMLAGLQGAGKTTLAGKLGLWLKGQGHSPLLVACDLQRPNAVNQLSVVADRAGVAVYAPEPGNGVGDPVKVAKDSIEFATSKVHDIVIVDTAGRLGIDEELMRQAADIRDAVSPDEILFVVDAMIGQDAVNTAEAFRDGVGFDGVVLSKLDGDARGGAALSIAHVTGKQIMFASNGEKLEDFDAFHPDRMASRILDMGDLLTLIEQAEKTFSQEEAAKMASKLASSKGKDFTLDDFLAQMEQVRKMGSISKLLGMLPGMGQIKEQINNIDERDVDRMAAIIKSMTPKERAEPTIINGSRRARIAKGSGAEVSAVKGLIERFFEARKMMSKMAQGGGMPGMPGMPGMGGGPGRQKKQVKQAKGKRKSGNPMKRKAEEQAAAARREQAAQGGALGLPAQEDKNFELPDEFKKFMG; translated from the coding sequence GTGTTCGATACTCTCTCCGACCGCCTTGCCGCGACTTTCAAGAACCTCAGGGGCAAGGGCCGCTTGTCCGAGGCGGACATCGACGCCACGGCTCGCGAGATCCGTATCGCCCTCCTCGAAGCCGACGTCGCCCTGCCCGTGGTCCGGTCCTTCATCGCCAAGGTCAAGGAGCGGGCCCGAGGCGCAGAGGTTTCTCAGGCGCTGAATCCGGCGCAGCAGATGATCAAGATCGTCAACGAGGAGCTCGTCTCCATCCTCGGTGGCGAGACCCGGCGGCTCAGGTTCGCCAAGAACCCGCCCACCGTGATCATGCTCGCGGGTCTCCAGGGTGCCGGTAAGACCACCCTCGCCGGAAAGCTCGGTCTCTGGCTCAAGGGCCAGGGCCACTCCCCGCTGCTCGTCGCCTGTGACCTCCAGCGCCCCAACGCCGTCAACCAGCTCAGCGTCGTCGCCGACCGCGCGGGCGTCGCGGTGTACGCCCCGGAGCCGGGCAACGGCGTGGGTGACCCGGTCAAGGTCGCCAAGGACTCCATCGAGTTCGCCACGTCCAAGGTCCACGACATCGTGATCGTCGACACCGCCGGCCGCCTCGGCATCGACGAGGAACTGATGCGGCAGGCCGCGGACATCCGCGACGCCGTCAGCCCCGACGAGATCCTCTTCGTCGTCGACGCCATGATCGGCCAGGACGCGGTCAACACCGCCGAGGCCTTCCGTGACGGCGTCGGTTTCGACGGCGTGGTGCTCTCCAAGCTCGACGGTGACGCCCGCGGTGGTGCCGCCCTGTCGATCGCCCACGTCACGGGCAAGCAGATCATGTTCGCGTCGAACGGTGAGAAGCTCGAGGACTTCGACGCCTTCCACCCCGACCGCATGGCGTCCCGCATCCTCGACATGGGTGACCTGCTCACCCTGATCGAGCAGGCGGAGAAGACCTTCAGCCAGGAAGAGGCCGCCAAAATGGCCTCCAAGCTGGCGTCGAGCAAGGGCAAGGACTTCACGCTCGACGACTTCCTGGCGCAGATGGAGCAGGTCAGGAAGATGGGCTCCATCTCCAAGCTGCTCGGGATGCTGCCCGGCATGGGGCAGATCAAGGAACAGATCAACAACATCGACGAGCGCGACGTCGACCGCATGGCCGCGATCATCAAGTCGATGACCCCGAAGGAACGCGCCGAGCCGACGATCATCAACGGCTCGCGCCGGGCCCGTATCGCCAAGGGTTCCGGTGCAGAGGTCTCCGCGGTCAAGGGCCTCATCGAGCGGTTCTTCGAGGCCCGCAAGATGATGTCGAAGATGGCCCAGGGCGGCGGCATGCCCGGGATGCCGGGGATGCCCGGCATGGGCGGCGGCCCGGGCCGTCAGAAGAAGCAGGTCAAGCAGGCCAAGGGCAAGCGCAAGAGCGGCAACCCGATGAAGCGCAAGGCCGAGGAGCAGGCCGCGGCGGCCCGCCGCGAGCAGGCGGCGCAGGGCGGCGCGCTGGGTCTGCCCGCCCAGGAGGACAAGAACTTCGAACTGCCGGACGAGTTCAAGAAGTTCATGGGCTGA
- a CDS encoding methyltransferase domain-containing protein — MTPTLVRHHRYADSSAPVDAGTRARDWAEIQERMLAPLYEAVYERLEVGGGTRMLSLGCGSGLALLIAASRGARVTGVDTDHERLALARERLAAGPGQDAGPGRTERRARLVDSIPAAAPEDGAPYNLLTAFQPIGCTAGDSEGLAPALASAVPLAVRGATVVLAGWGPPERCATAPVLRVAARLTESARAPRSGSGWRPALRDDLEEVAARAGLKPDGSGRVSCPFGYADVDSAVRGLLSTGLFDTAIRATDRTQVEKEVAEALHPHLRPDGTVWMPNVFRYLVCVS; from the coding sequence ATGACACCTACGCTCGTCCGGCACCACAGGTACGCGGATTCCTCCGCCCCGGTGGACGCCGGTACCCGCGCCCGTGACTGGGCCGAGATCCAGGAGCGCATGCTGGCACCGCTCTACGAGGCGGTGTACGAGCGCCTCGAAGTCGGGGGCGGTACGCGGATGCTCTCCCTCGGCTGCGGTTCCGGGCTCGCGCTGCTGATCGCGGCCTCACGCGGGGCGCGCGTCACCGGCGTCGACACCGACCACGAACGGCTCGCCCTGGCCCGGGAGCGCCTCGCCGCCGGCCCGGGGCAGGACGCGGGCCCCGGCCGTACGGAACGGCGGGCGAGGCTCGTCGACAGCATTCCGGCGGCCGCCCCCGAGGACGGGGCGCCGTACAACCTGCTGACCGCCTTCCAGCCGATCGGCTGCACGGCCGGGGACTCCGAGGGGCTCGCGCCCGCTCTCGCCTCCGCCGTACCGCTGGCCGTGCGGGGAGCCACGGTGGTGCTGGCCGGCTGGGGACCGCCGGAGCGGTGTGCCACGGCTCCGGTGCTGAGGGTGGCGGCCCGGCTCACGGAGTCGGCGCGCGCCCCCCGCTCCGGGAGCGGCTGGCGGCCCGCGCTGCGGGACGACCTGGAAGAGGTGGCGGCGCGGGCCGGGCTCAAGCCGGACGGCTCGGGCCGGGTGTCCTGCCCGTTCGGTTACGCGGACGTGGACAGCGCTGTGCGCGGGCTGCTGTCGACCGGGCTGTTCGACACGGCGATACGGGCGACGGACCGTACCCAGGTGGAGAAGGAGGTCGCGGAGGCCCTGCATCCGCATCTGCGGCCCGACGGCACGGTGTGGATGCCGAACGTCTTCCGCTACCTGGTGTGCGTGTCGTAA